The Spirochaeta isovalerica genome includes a window with the following:
- a CDS encoding alpha-galactosidase has translation MKKLIRADHLSRFFPMANVELKFGINRKKYALNIVESSPKRIFYRNEWIEVTCEKKSIDQGVIYTMSLTNISSKHIRITRLRLPATDGIASFLEKVSPRKISFLRNGYQSWSTARTYRISEKPLRPRFKLMSLATSNMANLPSNVPGMLSSDMYSLITDLEDGRTFLAGQLPPFNQFFYIILNANSRKDRSFFEMIYDFGRQMLEPGKKVKLDGIMIIQGTRAMVEQKYFHYIREKLEIQPPEKNFRGWCSWYQYYNKITPELLYRNLRAIQNRGMNFDFFQIDDGYQKAVGDWLDQSAPFDGRMKELADAVRTAGMKPGIWIAPFSAAANSELFRYHPEYILKNEMGKMLKASYNPFWKCFYYGVDVTHPRYAEYLREFIDVIVHQWGFEYLKCDFLFTASLRGAVHHDLSLSRASVVKKGMEIIRNAARPETKIIGCGMPLSAGIGSVDAMRVGPDTGDFWIHHTAKLVRTGSMFGVRNSMKNFMVRSPMHKRLWLNDPDCIMIRDKGTGLKPGERQSQIDAIALSGGILIYSDDFETLSEKAIADMALIDEVSENCFAGQAIALDVMEQEMPEIYYNTSGYLGLFNFSTTLRRRTYDLSMLFDYEREPAVLVDVRNGEKIPASSKTHVGDLLPRGSRLFRIESGQ, from the coding sequence ATGAAGAAGCTTATTCGCGCCGATCACCTGAGCCGGTTCTTCCCCATGGCCAATGTGGAACTGAAGTTCGGGATCAACAGGAAAAAATATGCCCTGAACATTGTAGAAAGTTCGCCGAAGAGGATTTTTTACAGGAATGAATGGATCGAGGTAACTTGTGAAAAAAAATCCATAGATCAGGGTGTTATCTACACCATGTCTCTCACTAATATCAGCAGCAAGCATATACGGATAACCAGACTGCGGCTCCCGGCGACCGATGGAATCGCCTCGTTTCTGGAGAAAGTCAGTCCCCGCAAAATCTCTTTTTTGAGAAACGGATATCAGTCCTGGTCAACAGCCAGAACCTACCGGATATCAGAGAAACCTCTCCGGCCCCGGTTCAAGCTAATGTCTCTGGCGACTTCCAATATGGCGAATCTTCCCTCCAATGTTCCAGGCATGCTCTCTTCCGACATGTACTCCCTTATAACGGACCTGGAAGACGGGCGAACCTTTCTGGCCGGTCAGCTTCCTCCCTTTAATCAGTTTTTTTATATCATCCTCAATGCCAACTCCAGGAAGGACAGAAGCTTTTTTGAGATGATTTACGACTTCGGCAGGCAGATGCTCGAGCCGGGGAAAAAGGTGAAGCTTGACGGCATCATGATTATACAGGGGACCCGGGCCATGGTGGAACAGAAATACTTCCACTACATCCGCGAGAAGTTGGAAATACAGCCTCCTGAAAAGAATTTCCGGGGATGGTGTTCATGGTATCAGTACTACAACAAAATAACGCCGGAACTGCTCTACAGAAATCTCCGGGCCATACAGAACCGGGGAATGAACTTTGATTTTTTTCAGATTGATGACGGTTACCAGAAAGCTGTCGGGGACTGGCTCGATCAGAGTGCACCGTTCGACGGCAGGATGAAAGAACTGGCCGATGCCGTCAGAACGGCGGGAATGAAACCCGGTATCTGGATCGCTCCTTTTTCCGCTGCCGCCAACTCGGAGCTGTTCCGGTACCACCCCGAATATATTCTCAAAAATGAAATGGGTAAAATGCTCAAAGCCAGTTACAATCCTTTCTGGAAGTGTTTTTATTACGGCGTGGATGTCACCCATCCCCGCTATGCCGAATATCTGAGAGAGTTTATTGATGTCATTGTCCATCAATGGGGATTCGAGTATTTGAAATGCGACTTTCTCTTTACCGCTTCTCTCAGAGGGGCTGTCCACCATGATTTATCTCTTTCCAGAGCTTCGGTTGTCAAAAAAGGGATGGAGATCATCAGAAATGCCGCCCGTCCCGAAACGAAAATTATAGGCTGTGGAATGCCACTTTCTGCCGGAATCGGCTCTGTCGACGCCATGAGAGTCGGCCCCGATACGGGAGATTTCTGGATTCACCATACGGCCAAGCTTGTTCGGACGGGGAGTATGTTCGGTGTACGCAATTCCATGAAAAACTTTATGGTGCGCAGCCCCATGCACAAAAGACTCTGGCTCAACGATCCGGACTGCATTATGATCCGAGATAAAGGGACGGGACTGAAGCCCGGTGAGAGACAGTCGCAGATTGACGCCATCGCCCTGTCGGGAGGAATCCTCATTTATTCCGATGATTTCGAAACCTTATCAGAGAAAGCGATCGCCGATATGGCTCTTATCGATGAGGTATCGGAGAACTGTTTTGCCGGGCAGGCTATCGCCCTGGATGTGATGGAGCAGGAAATGCCGGAAATTTACTATAACACTTCGGGATATTTGGGACTCTTTAATTTTTCAACCACTCTCAGACGGCGGACCTATGATCTCTCCATGCTTTTTGATTACGAAAGGGAACCCGCCGTTCTTGTTGATGTCAGAAATGGTGAAAAAATACCGGCTTCTTCTAAAACTCATGTGGGAGATCTTCTTCCCCGGGGCTCCAGACTTTTCAGAATTGAGTCTGGACAGTGA
- a CDS encoding GGDEF domain-containing phosphodiesterase: protein MFKNTDKRKTEIRIVVLFLAGSAIELLYGYINFFIRNYRSMALANVLAAALIIGCLIFLLLTKKKKVTYLAGLIICSAHFIYIVLFGYGNELSPFWILIIPHIVYYTNGARKGSFFSLLVFLVFLTAILIQIAGIYSFPYPPYVFRDLSLVFFIVSLMTYIYEKSLEEKQKHLEFQLNFDKMTDLPNRNRMLKFLETNRNEQALILINIDKFREINDIYGSRQGDMVLKELAYRLLSLNEKVPKGELYKLHADEFAFIFPIAQKQFERSLNTIIREIRNKSRYDFKIGDAGIYISLTMGIARGRKNHLAHADSALRLARAQHKNYVIHSDSIDMTGEYRKNIKQTSKLRNIMNKGGVVPFFQPIMDNKTGRINKYECLMRFRDGEEFLLPGQFLELSKRSKIYGALTRTMISRCFRYFENRKEDFSINICLEDIFDETTTNHIYRQLEKYGLGKRLIFEFLESSRIEGNPQVESFIRKVKEYGCRIAIDDFGAGYSNFEYLLRMEFDFLKIDSSLIRNLDRDRNSRIMVETIVSFSRKLGLKTIAEYVHNEEISLLIREMGIDFSQGYFIGEPSDRAVKKGMELISRGK from the coding sequence ATGTTTAAAAATACAGACAAAAGAAAAACGGAAATCAGAATAGTGGTGCTTTTTCTGGCGGGCTCAGCAATAGAACTGCTTTATGGATATATAAATTTTTTTATCAGGAACTACAGATCTATGGCTCTGGCGAATGTATTGGCTGCAGCCCTTATCATTGGCTGTTTGATCTTCCTTCTGCTGACAAAAAAGAAAAAAGTCACTTACCTCGCCGGACTGATTATATGCTCAGCTCACTTTATCTATATAGTTCTATTCGGATATGGAAATGAATTATCTCCTTTCTGGATACTCATTATCCCGCATATCGTTTATTATACCAATGGAGCCCGCAAAGGCTCTTTTTTTTCTTTACTGGTATTTCTGGTATTTTTAACAGCCATCTTGATACAGATAGCCGGAATTTATTCCTTCCCTTATCCTCCCTATGTTTTCAGAGATCTCTCGCTGGTTTTTTTCATTGTCTCTCTCATGACTTATATCTATGAAAAATCATTGGAAGAAAAACAGAAGCATTTGGAATTTCAGCTGAATTTCGATAAAATGACAGACCTTCCCAACCGTAACCGGATGCTGAAATTCCTTGAGACGAACCGTAATGAACAAGCTCTCATCCTGATCAATATCGATAAATTCCGGGAGATCAATGATATCTACGGAAGCCGGCAGGGAGACATGGTTCTGAAAGAGCTGGCTTACAGACTTTTATCGCTGAATGAAAAGGTCCCGAAAGGGGAGCTATATAAACTTCACGCCGATGAATTCGCCTTTATCTTTCCAATTGCGCAGAAACAGTTCGAAAGAAGCCTCAATACGATTATTCGGGAGATAAGAAATAAAAGCCGGTATGATTTTAAAATCGGTGACGCGGGGATTTACATCTCCCTGACCATGGGTATAGCCCGGGGGAGAAAAAACCATCTGGCCCATGCGGACTCCGCACTCAGACTGGCGAGGGCTCAACACAAAAACTATGTTATCCACAGCGATTCCATAGATATGACCGGAGAATACAGGAAAAATATCAAACAGACTTCAAAACTGAGAAACATAATGAATAAAGGGGGCGTCGTACCCTTTTTTCAACCCATTATGGACAATAAGACGGGAAGAATTAATAAATATGAATGCCTGATGCGATTCCGCGATGGCGAGGAATTTCTTCTGCCTGGACAGTTCCTGGAATTATCAAAAAGATCCAAAATCTATGGAGCATTGACCAGGACAATGATTAGCCGCTGTTTCCGCTATTTCGAGAACCGGAAAGAAGACTTTTCGATAAACATCTGCCTTGAAGATATTTTTGATGAAACTACAACGAATCATATTTACCGGCAGCTGGAGAAGTACGGACTGGGCAAAAGATTGATTTTTGAATTTCTTGAATCCTCCCGCATAGAAGGGAACCCGCAGGTAGAATCCTTTATCCGGAAAGTCAAGGAATACGGCTGCCGGATCGCCATTGACGATTTTGGAGCGGGATACTCCAATTTTGAGTACCTGCTGAGGATGGAATTCGATTTTCTGAAGATTGACTCATCTCTCATCCGGAATCTCGACAGAGACAGGAACTCCCGGATCATGGTTGAAACAATAGTTAGTTTCTCCCGTAAACTAGGCTTAAAAACCATTGCGGAATATGTTCACAATGAAGAGATCTCCCTTTTGATAAGGGAGATGGGTATTGATTTTTCACAGGGGTACTTCATCGGAGAGCCATCAGACAGAGCTGTCAAAAAAGGCATGGAGTTAATTAGCCGGGGAAAATAA